In Streptomyces nojiriensis, the sequence CTTCTCGTCGAAGAAGAGCGAGAACATGTCGATCTGGAAGTTGTCGTCCAGCGCGCCCGCGCCGACGATCACCACGCTCCCGCCGCGGCGGGTCATCTTGTAGGCGGTCTGCGCGGTGGCGGACTTGCCGACGACCTCGAAGACGTAGTCGAAGCCCTCGCCGCCGGTGATCCGGTTCTTGGCGTCGTCGAAGGCCTCCGGCCCCACGGCCTCGGTGGCCCCGAACCGCAGGGCCGCCTCGCGCCGCGACTCCACCGGGTCGACGGCGATAATCTGGGCCGCGCCCTGGACCTTGGCCCCCTGGATGACGGATATGCCGACGCCGCCGCAGCCGATGACGGCCACCGAGGATCCGGCCTCCACCTTGGCGGTGTTGATGGCGGCGCCGAGGCCGGTGGTGACACCGCAGCCGATGAGCGCGGCGATGTCGAAGGGCACGTCGTCGGGGATCGGGACGGCGCAGGCGGCGTCGACCACGAGCTCCTCGGCGAAGGTGCCGGTCGCGGCGAAGCCGAAGATGTCGCCGCCCGCGCGGCGGAAGTTGGGGGTGCCCGCGTTGACCAGGCTCGCCAGGCACAGGTGGCCCTGGCCGCGCTTGCAGGAGGGACAGTGGCCGCACGGCGGCAGCCAGCAGACGAGGACCCGGTCGCCCTGCTTGAGGGTGGTCACCCCGTCACCGACGTCGGAGATCACCCCGGAGCCCTCGTGGCCCGGGACGAAGGGGGCGGGCTGTGGCAGGACGCCGCTCATCGCGGAGAGGTCCGAGTGGCACAGGCCGGTGGCCTTGATCCGGATCTTCACCTTGCCGGGGCCGAGGCCGACGGCCTCCATGTCGTCGACGACCTCGAGCTTGTCCTGGCCGATCTCGCTCTGCAGTGCTGCGCGCACGGTGCGGCTCCTTGGGTCTCGTACGGTCTTGTTCTCGCCTGTTCTCGTCCTCTGGGTTACGCGTGTTCGACGACGGTGTCGGCGAGGACCGGCGCGTCGTCCCGTTCTGCGGCGGTCACCGAGACCTGGACCCGGCCGGGCTCCTGCCACATCCGGATCCGCAGGGTCTCGCCCGGGAAGACGATCCCGGCGAAGCGCGTGCGGTAGGCGCGGACCCGGGAGACGTCCCCGCCCAGGGCCGTGTCGACGACGGCCTTGAGGGTCATCCCGTACGAGCACAGGCCGTGCAGGATCGGCCGGTCGAAGCCGGCCAGCTTGGCGAACTCGGGGTCGGCGTGCAGCGGGTTCCAGTCGCCGGAGAGGCGGTAGAGGAGCGCCTGGTCCTCGCGGATGTGCCGCTCCTCGGTCCGGTCGGGCGCGCGCCCGGGGAGCTCCTCCTTGGCCGAGGGTCCGCGCTCACCGCCGAAGCCGCCCTCCCCGCGTACGAAGATCTGCGCGTCGCTCGTCCACAGCGGGCCGTCGGCGTCCGCGACCTCGGAGCGCAGCACGATCACGGCCGCCTTGCCCTTGTCGTAGACGGCGGCGACCTTCGAGCGGGAGGTGGCCCGCCCCTTGACGGGGATGGGCCGGTGCAGCTCGATGGAGTGGCCGCCGTGCAGGACGGCGGCGAGGTTGACGTCGATCCCGGGTGCGGCGAGGCCGCCGAGCATGGCCATGCCGGCGCCGGCGACGGTCGCGAAGCTGGGCAGGACGTGGAGCTTGGATTCGAGGGTGTAGCGCAGCTCGTCCGGGTCGGTGGCCGGCAGGCCCGCGCCGAGGCCGAGGTGGTAGAGCTGGATGTCCTTGTGGTCCCAGCCGATGTCCCCCAGGCGGGGGTCGGCGGCGAGGGCCTTGGCGGCATCGATCGGCATGGGGATGCTGCTCCCTGTCGTTGGAGAACCGGGGCCGTGGAAGACCTCGGCGCGGCCGTCCGCACCGTCGGCCGCACCGAGGTCGTATGCGGGGGCCGGTTCTAGAACGCGTTCTAGGCCCGGCCGGTGAGGGAATGTATAACGCACGCCCCCACACTTGGGAAGACTCTTGACTTCACGTCAGATCCGCTGCGTGCGGGGCGTGTTGCGTGCCCGCCGGGAGGCGGGGCAATACCCTGCCCGGGTGGAAGAAATGCCTGTTGACCACCGTGAGGTGCGCGCCCTGCGCGTCCTGCTGGAGCCGCCGAATCCGGCCCTGGCGCTCCAGCTCGGCCTCCAGCCGGACATCGAGGTCGTCCGGGACCCCATGGCCCGGCCCGCGGTGGCCCTGGTGGAGGAGCTCGCGGCCGTGACCGCCCTGCTGGCCGACGACCCGGAGTGCCGGGTGCTCGTCCTGACGGGCTCGGCGCACCCGGGCCTGGCGGAGGCAGCCCTCGCCGCGGGCGCGGTGGGGCTGGTGCTGCGGGACGGCCCGGTCGCGGACCTGGCGGACTGCGTCCGGCGCGCCTCGACGGGCGAGACCGTGGTGGACCCCGCCCTGGGGTGAACCCCGGTGAATCCTTTTGCGGCTCGCACGCCTCTTATGCATGTGCCGGCGCAGAGGTTCGGCACCTGACCCGGAGGTTGTCGTGATCACTGCTGTCGCCGTAGGCGCCGTCGTACTGCTCCTGCTCTGCACCTGCACCGTCCTCGTGGCGCGCCGGCGGAGCCGCTCCCGTGGCTGAGTCGACCTGGCCCGCCGAGCCGCTGATCCTCGCCGCGCAGGGCGGGGACCTCGACGCCGTCACCGCGCTGGTCTCCGGATCGCACCCGAACGTGCGGAGGTTCGCGTACTCGCTGTGCGCCTCCCCCGAGGACGCCGAGGACGCCGCCCAGGAGGCGCTGATCATCCTCTACCGGAAGATCGGCATGCTGCGCGCGTCCGGCGCCCTGGCCTCGTGGATGTTCCGCATCGTCCGCAACGAGTGCATGCGCCGGGCCCGGCTGGTGCCGCGCGAGCGCGCCCCGCTGCCCGACTCCGCCGTGATGTCGGCCGAGGACGAGGTACTGGAGCACCTGGAGGCCGCCCGGGTGGCGCGGGCGATCGCCGCCCTCCCCGCCGACCAGCGGCGGGTGCTGATCATGCGGGACATCCAGGGCTACAGCGGGCGGATGGCGGCGGACGCGCTCGGGCTCAGCCCCGCCGCGATGAAATCACGGCTGCACCGGGCCCGCGCGGCCCTGCGCCACACCCTGTACCCGGCTCCTGGAGGCAACGATGACGATCACTGACGGCCCCGACTTCGCGAGCTCCTCCCTGCCCCGGCACCTGCTCCGCGGCGCGGTCGGCCTCGGCGCCCTGATCGGCGCCTTCGCCCTCCTCCCGCTCTACGGACCGGTCACCCTGGCCCTCGCCCCGATCGGCCTGGTGGCCCTGCGCGGCTGCCCGATGTGCTGGGCGATCGGACTGGCGCAGACGCTCTCGCGGGGCCGCCTGCAACGGGAGTGCACGGACGGCCGATGCGAACTGAAGCCGGCGTCCCGCTGACACCCTGCATGGGCTCAACCGTACGGTCCCGGCCACCGATTTGACGGATTCCGCAGCAGCGCGCATCCACCTGCTGGACCAGGATGAGAGCCCCTCAACCCAGCTTCGTGGAGGCAGAACCCATGCGCTTGTCCGCCCTGTCCACCACCGCCGCACTCGTGCTCGCGACCCTCGCGGGAGGCGCGGCCCCGGCCGCTGCCGACGCCCCGGCCGGCCCGGTCCTCCAGGTCGACCTGGACGCCGGCCAGGGCCTCCACCACAACATCGGGACGGTGATCTACGAGCGCGTCGACGGCGCGGCGAACGCGGTCAGGATCATCTCGGTGTCGATCACCAGCGGCGAGCGCGACTGCGCCTGGGTGTCGTGGAACGACCCGCACAACGTGAACGGCTGGACCAACCTGACCAGCGAGCCCTCCTGCAACGGCACCGGCCTGGGAGAGAACCCCGACATCATCATCAAGGCGCCGGTCGGCCACCCGCTCAAGGTGCGCCTGGCAGCCGACCACCCCGGCTCCGACGTGGTGCACAAGGACATCCAGAAGCTCTGACCGGGGCGGGCCGGGCGGGGCCGGGCCGGGCCGCTACGAGCCGTCGCCGGCCTGCTCGTGCCCGAAGGCGCCGAGGAGCTCGCTCTCGCCCGGGGCGGTGAACAGCCGCTTGGGCAGCGCCACGAGACACGTCCGGCGGCGCGAGCGGCCCACGAACACGTGCAGCCGGGGCGTCTCGTGGTAGTAGCGCACCTCGTCCCACACCATCCGCTGCGATTCCCCGCCGCGGAACACCTCGATGCCCGTGCCGTCCACCACGACCCGCTTCTCCTCGGCGGCCCTGCCGCTGCGGAAGCCCCGGGCCACCGCCCACCGCGGCAGCAGAAGCAGCGCGACGAGGCCGTACGCCGCCGCGATCGCGAGGGGGACGGGGTGCACGGTGAGACCTTCCGAGGACAGCGTCACGCCCGCCGAAGCGAGGAGGACCGTACCGAGGGCGGCCACCACCCGCCCCCGCCGGAACAGCCCCGCCGCCTTGGCGGCCTCGTCGTACTCGTCCCTGGTCACACTGCCGGTGGCACTGAAGGACACCTCACGTATCTCACTCACGGGAGCGGAGCCTAGCGCTCCGCCCCCATGCCCGAAAGCGCGTTCCGCAGGGCCCCGCCCGGGGAGCGGCGGCCCCGCCGGGGGCTAGGCCGTGTCCGCAAAGTCCCGCCTGCCCCGCGACGCCTGGCACCGCACCTCGCCGCGTTGTCGGGGCGCCCGAGTACGTCCAGTACACGGGCGCCCCTCCGCCTTGCCATGCTTCCCCTCGGCCCTGGCGGGCCTGGGGAGGCCCCGTGGCACCGGACGACCCGGGCTCGGCCGACAAGATCCGGAAGAGACGGCCTACCTCCGCAGCAGCGTCACCACCGCCGCGCCGCCCAGCCCGATGTTGTGCGCCAGCCCCACCCGCGCCCCTGCGACCTGCCGCGGACCGGCCTCGCCGCGCAACTGCCACACCAGCTCCGCGGCCTGCGCCAGCCCCGTCGCCCCCAGCGGATGCCCCTTGGAGATCAGCCCCCCGGAGGGGTTGACCACCCACCGCCCGCCGTACGTGGTCGCGCCCGACTCCACCAGCTTCCCGGCGGCGCCGTCCTCGCACATGCCCAGCGCCTCGTACGTCAGCAGCTCGTTGATCGAGAAGCAGTCGTGCAGCTCCACCACGTCCACGTCCTCGATGCCGAGCCCCGAGGCCTCGTACGCCTGCCGGGCCGCGGCCGCCGTCATCGGCTTGCCGACCACGTCGATGCAGGAGCCCGAGGCGAAGGAGGCCTCGGTGTCCGTCGTCATCGACTGGCCGACGATCTCCACCGCCTTGTCGTGCAGCCCGTGCCGCACCAGGAACCGCTCGGACACCACCAGCGCCGCCGCCGCGCCGTCCGAGGTCGGCGAGCACTGGAGCTTCGTCAGCGGCGCGTGGATCTCCTTCGCCGCCAGGATCTCCTCGACCGAGTACACGTCCTGGAACTGCGCGTTGGGGTTGTTCGCCGAGTGCCGGTGGTTCTTCGCGCCGACCGCCGCGAGCTGCGCGGCCGTGGTCCCGTACCGCTCCATGTGCTCGCGCGCCGCGTTGCCGAAGATCTGCGCCGTGGGCGGGGACATCTCGAAGCCGTGGCCCGCGGCCATGATCCCGTAGTGCCGGGCCACCGGCGAGGTCTTGAAGTCGCCTCCGTCGGCCCCGCCCCCGAGCGCGCCGCGCTTCATCTTCTCGAAGCCCAGCGCGAGCACGCAGTCGCTGATCCCGCCCTGTACGAACTGCCGCGCCATCATCAGCGCCGTCGAGCCCGTCGCGCAGTTGTTGTTGACGTTGTAGACCGGCACCCCGGAGAGCCCCAGCTCGTACGCGGCCCGCTGGCCGGCCGTGGAGGCCTGGAAGCAGTACCCCACCGGGACCTGCTCCACCAGGTCGTAGCCGATGCCCGCGTCGGCGAGCGCCGCCGATCCGGCCTCCTTCGCCATGTCCCAGTACTGCCAGTCCCGCGACTCCGGCTTCTCGAACTTCGTCATGCCGACGCCCACGATGTACGACTTCATGCCCGACAACTCCTAGTCCCTGGGTAGGCCGAGGATCCGCTCGGCGACGACATTGAGCTGGACCTGCGTGGTGCCCCCGGCGATGGTCAGGCAGCGGGACATGAGCATCCCGTGCACCGCCCGCTCCCCCGCCCCCTCCCGCACCGCGCCCGCCGGCCCCAGCAGTTCGAGCGCGAGCTCGGCGGTCCGCTGCTGGTGCGGGGTCTGGACGAGCTTGCGTATGGAGG encodes:
- a CDS encoding Zn-dependent alcohol dehydrogenase, with the protein product MRAALQSEIGQDKLEVVDDMEAVGLGPGKVKIRIKATGLCHSDLSAMSGVLPQPAPFVPGHEGSGVISDVGDGVTTLKQGDRVLVCWLPPCGHCPSCKRGQGHLCLASLVNAGTPNFRRAGGDIFGFAATGTFAEELVVDAACAVPIPDDVPFDIAALIGCGVTTGLGAAINTAKVEAGSSVAVIGCGGVGISVIQGAKVQGAAQIIAVDPVESRREAALRFGATEAVGPEAFDDAKNRITGGEGFDYVFEVVGKSATAQTAYKMTRRGGSVVIVGAGALDDNFQIDMFSLFFDEKKILPSMYGGGDVLRSYERTIALWRAGRVDLASLITHRVQLAEINDALDQMRTGVALRTCIEL
- a CDS encoding MaoC/PaaZ C-terminal domain-containing protein produces the protein MPIDAAKALAADPRLGDIGWDHKDIQLYHLGLGAGLPATDPDELRYTLESKLHVLPSFATVAGAGMAMLGGLAAPGIDVNLAAVLHGGHSIELHRPIPVKGRATSRSKVAAVYDKGKAAVIVLRSEVADADGPLWTSDAQIFVRGEGGFGGERGPSAKEELPGRAPDRTEERHIREDQALLYRLSGDWNPLHADPEFAKLAGFDRPILHGLCSYGMTLKAVVDTALGGDVSRVRAYRTRFAGIVFPGETLRIRMWQEPGRVQVSVTAAERDDAPVLADTVVEHA
- a CDS encoding response regulator transcription factor, translating into MPVDHREVRALRVLLEPPNPALALQLGLQPDIEVVRDPMARPAVALVEELAAVTALLADDPECRVLVLTGSAHPGLAEAALAAGAVGLVLRDGPVADLADCVRRASTGETVVDPALG
- a CDS encoding RNA polymerase sigma factor codes for the protein MAESTWPAEPLILAAQGGDLDAVTALVSGSHPNVRRFAYSLCASPEDAEDAAQEALIILYRKIGMLRASGALASWMFRIVRNECMRRARLVPRERAPLPDSAVMSAEDEVLEHLEAARVARAIAALPADQRRVLIMRDIQGYSGRMAADALGLSPAAMKSRLHRARAALRHTLYPAPGGNDDDH
- a CDS encoding YcxB family protein; the encoded protein is MSEIREVSFSATGSVTRDEYDEAAKAAGLFRRGRVVAALGTVLLASAGVTLSSEGLTVHPVPLAIAAAYGLVALLLLPRWAVARGFRSGRAAEEKRVVVDGTGIEVFRGGESQRMVWDEVRYYHETPRLHVFVGRSRRRTCLVALPKRLFTAPGESELLGAFGHEQAGDGS
- a CDS encoding lipid-transfer protein, translating into MKSYIVGVGMTKFEKPESRDWQYWDMAKEAGSAALADAGIGYDLVEQVPVGYCFQASTAGQRAAYELGLSGVPVYNVNNNCATGSTALMMARQFVQGGISDCVLALGFEKMKRGALGGGADGGDFKTSPVARHYGIMAAGHGFEMSPPTAQIFGNAAREHMERYGTTAAQLAAVGAKNHRHSANNPNAQFQDVYSVEEILAAKEIHAPLTKLQCSPTSDGAAAALVVSERFLVRHGLHDKAVEIVGQSMTTDTEASFASGSCIDVVGKPMTAAAARQAYEASGLGIEDVDVVELHDCFSINELLTYEALGMCEDGAAGKLVESGATTYGGRWVVNPSGGLISKGHPLGATGLAQAAELVWQLRGEAGPRQVAGARVGLAHNIGLGGAAVVTLLRR